The genomic window GTCTCATTATCAGTTGTTCCTGCTGGTCGTCCGTCATGGCGGGCTGTCGGGTGCTGCGGAAGAAAGCGCGCTCAGTCCGGCCACCGTCGGCAGGCACATGCTCGATCTCGAGCAACGGCTCGGCAGGACCCTGTTCCGGCGCAGCCCGCGCGGCTACAGCCTGACGCCGGACGGCGAAACCCTGCATGCGATGCTGAAGGACGCGGAAGGCAGGCTGCGCCGGGTCGAGGACTGGCGCGGCGAGACGGCGGCCCCGACGCTGGTGCGCCTGGCGATCGGCACCTGGAATGCCTTTCTGGTCAGCCAGCACATCAGTGAAATCCGGTCGCCCGGCGATCCCGTTCGCCTCCAGTTCCTCGTCGGCGAACAACGCGCGAGCCTTGCCCACCGTGAAAACCATATCGGTATCCGCTCGTTCAGGCCGGAAGAGACCAATCTTGCCGCCCGGCGCGTCTGCCCGGTCGCCTACGCGGCTTTCAGGGCCAAGAACGCGCCGGCCGCGGTCGCCGAGCAATGGATCGCGGTCACCCGCGAGGAGGCGATTTCCGGCTATCTGCTCTGGCCCCATACGCATCACGCCAACGCCATCATCATGTCGGTAAGCCGGCCGCGCTCCATGCTCGATCTGGTCGAGGCGGGCGCCGGCATTGCCGTTCTGCCGTGTTTCATCGGCGATACCAACCCGCGCCTGGTGCGCGCCGGGCCGGTGATCGATGCGCTCGCCCATGATCAGTGGCTCGTGTTGCATGACGATGATCGCCGCCAGCGCGAAATCCGCCAGGTCGCCGACCGGCTTTACAGGTTCATGAAGGCGCGGGCGCAGCTTTACGCCGGCAGGCGCTCGGAATCGGACGCGTGAGATCGCGTGCCGTTGCAGGGCAAGGGCTGTCGGTCTACTCGGAAACAGGCTTTGGCGGCATTTCCGTGACCCGGGCAAAGGCGGCCAGCGCATTTCCGCTGATATCGAGCGACAGCGACGTGCCGTTCTTCGGGATCGCCGTCAGGTTGGCCTCCAGCTGTCCGGAGGCTGTGTCGATCCGGCCGTCGATCGTGACCTGCCTGTTCTCGGATTCGATGGTGACGCCCTCAAGGGTCAGCATCGTGCCATCGAGCGTGCCGCGACCTTTGATCGACCGGAACGCATAGGGCGCCTGTTTCAGCGGCGAGAACGCGAAGGCGTTGCTGTTGGCGGCGGTTTCCAGGATCGCGTTGAGATCAAGCCAGGTCAACTGGCCCTGGCCGGCGGAAAAGCGGAAACTGCCCGAAAGGCCGTCCTTGGCGTCTCGTTGCAGCGGCAATGCCGCCTGGTAGATCAATTCGAGGTCGAGCGCGTTGCTTTCCAGCGGCACGGCAAAGCCGAGCTGACGGAAAAGCGGGCCAGACCTGACATTCTCCGCATTCAGCCGGACCTTGGCGGTGCCTTCGTTGCGAACGGCGACATGGCCGTACAATGTGCCATTATCGAGCCTGCTGTCGGCGATATCGAAACTGGTCTGCTCGCTGGTGCGGATGATGCTGGCGGCCACGTCCGACAAGGTGATGTCGGCAAGCCGCACGGTGCCGGCCGAGACCCGCAGATCGAGATCGGAGAGCGGCTGGCCGGTCTCGTCATCCGAACCATCCGCCATGGTGTCGATCCATGAGGGCAGCGAGGACTGGGCATCGAACAGCGCGATATCCGTGAACGCCATGGTCGCGGAAATCCTGGCCGGCTCCTCGGGCGTCTGCAACTCGATATCGAGAGCGCCGCTGCCCCTGGCGTCGCCGATTGCCAGTTCCACAGGCGAGAACCGCAGCGATGACCCGCTGCGCGCGACCT from Martelella sp. NC20 includes these protein-coding regions:
- a CDS encoding LysR family transcriptional regulator codes for the protein MKNAPWSHYQLFLLVVRHGGLSGAAEESALSPATVGRHMLDLEQRLGRTLFRRSPRGYSLTPDGETLHAMLKDAEGRLRRVEDWRGETAAPTLVRLAIGTWNAFLVSQHISEIRSPGDPVRLQFLVGEQRASLAHRENHIGIRSFRPEETNLAARRVCPVAYAAFRAKNAPAAVAEQWIAVTREEAISGYLLWPHTHHANAIIMSVSRPRSMLDLVEAGAGIAVLPCFIGDTNPRLVRAGPVIDALAHDQWLVLHDDDRRQREIRQVADRLYRFMKARAQLYAGRRSESDA
- a CDS encoding AsmA family protein, which gives rise to MRYGLAGGILLAVAVYHLVPTIVSPVSMRGALEEALSGWLGAQASIAGAPEISYWPRPRVTAHGAAVARPDGGGLLVYGNAAELTADFGIFGALSGNPAFSDLTLDKAVVVLEDAGAPGAAPANRLATAVAAIQDGQADAINGKGPGELRLSNSTIAIAGDGDPRIVKAVTGKLDWEELDGAARFTGSAEIGGEPTEISLRTAKPATLLAGGSSTVDLTLANALASVSYQGSASGRMPYVLNGSFSLSTADLQNLLTTLGVETRFLSTVGQASLKGQVARSGSSLRFSPVELAIGDARGSGALDIELQTPEEPARISATMAFTDIALFDAQSSLPSWIDTMADGSDDETGQPLSDLDLRVSAGTVRLADITLSDVAASIIRTSEQTSFDIADSRLDNGTLYGHVAVRNEGTAKVRLNAENVRSGPLFRQLGFAVPLESNALDLELIYQAALPLQRDAKDGLSGSFRFSAGQGQLTWLDLNAILETAANSNAFAFSPLKQAPYAFRSIKGRGTLDGTMLTLEGVTIESENRQVTIDGRIDTASGQLEANLTAIPKNGTSLSLDISGNALAAFARVTEMPPKPVSE